A single window of Sphingobacterium sp. ML3W DNA harbors:
- a CDS encoding alpha/beta hydrolase, which translates to MKSILIMIIFSIVFQANAQEKFALYEDSIPNSINKDTARFNRNIPEIFVYKPELNKDKGIGVLVIPGGGYAHIAIDHEGHDVAKELTKEGFTAFVLKYRLPSPNIMVDKSIGPIQDAQRAMQFIRNGYPTLKKVGVIGFSAGGHLASTLLTKFNHPFIANPTGVSLAPDFGGLIYPVISMVDSITHKGSKINLLGEHPSLDKINEFSSEKQVTAEVCPVFFVHAKDDKAVPIENTYLMIEALDAAHVKNKLLTYEEGGHGFGLVNKTSPIAWLDSFMEWVD; encoded by the coding sequence AAAAGTTTGCGCTATATGAAGATAGTATCCCAAATTCCATAAATAAAGATACGGCAAGGTTTAATCGTAATATTCCCGAAATATTCGTTTATAAACCTGAGCTCAATAAAGATAAGGGAATTGGTGTTTTGGTAATTCCAGGTGGAGGATATGCGCATATTGCCATAGATCATGAAGGGCATGATGTGGCAAAAGAATTGACGAAAGAAGGTTTTACAGCATTTGTGCTAAAATATAGATTGCCTTCTCCAAATATCATGGTAGACAAAAGTATTGGTCCCATACAAGATGCACAGCGAGCGATGCAGTTTATCCGAAATGGTTATCCGACTTTGAAAAAGGTGGGAGTGATCGGTTTTTCAGCAGGTGGACATCTTGCTTCTACTTTACTGACTAAATTCAATCACCCATTTATTGCTAATCCTACTGGTGTATCCTTAGCTCCAGATTTTGGAGGATTGATTTATCCCGTCATCTCAATGGTGGATAGCATCACACATAAAGGTTCTAAAATAAATTTGTTAGGTGAGCATCCCTCTTTAGATAAGATTAATGAGTTTTCATCTGAAAAGCAGGTAACTGCTGAAGTTTGTCCTGTATTTTTTGTACATGCCAAAGATGATAAGGCCGTGCCTATTGAGAATACTTATTTGATGATTGAAGCACTCGATGCTGCCCATGTAAAAAATAAATTGTTGACTTATGAAGAGGGTGGCCACGGTTTTGGGTTGGTTAATAAAACAAGTCCCATAGCTTGGTTGGATAGTTTTATGGAGTGGGTCGATTAA